One Sediminibacillus dalangtanensis genomic region harbors:
- a CDS encoding aldo/keto reductase, producing MNYRQLGNTDLKVSELSFGTWAIGGSWGNTNDEESLKALQHAMDAGVNFFDTADVYGDGHSEELLAKATKGKEDDIHIATKFCRSGDIEDPETYSERQVREYCENSLKRLERETIDLYQIHCPPLAILKDGRVFEVLDKLKGEGKIRHYGVSVETVEEGLYCLENTDVSALQIIFNIFRQKPLEELIPQAYQKGVGILARVPLASGLLTGKFSENHSFQADDHRNFNQNGEAFNVGETFAGLEFNKGVQLSEQLRWIANDRDSMSKAALRWILDHEEITCAIPGFKTVKQVEDNLKSLEVPSFSAEEMDKLQKFYQHDVHDHIRGAY from the coding sequence ATGAATTACCGTCAATTAGGCAATACGGATTTAAAGGTAAGCGAGTTGAGCTTTGGTACTTGGGCAATCGGTGGCTCCTGGGGCAATACAAATGATGAAGAATCCTTGAAGGCTCTCCAGCATGCTATGGATGCCGGGGTTAATTTTTTCGATACAGCAGATGTTTACGGAGATGGGCATAGTGAAGAACTGCTGGCCAAGGCGACAAAAGGAAAAGAAGATGACATTCATATTGCCACGAAATTTTGCCGGTCCGGCGATATCGAAGATCCTGAAACGTACTCGGAACGGCAGGTAAGGGAGTATTGTGAGAACAGCCTGAAACGGCTGGAGAGGGAAACAATCGATTTGTATCAGATTCATTGTCCACCTCTCGCCATTTTGAAAGACGGCAGGGTCTTCGAGGTGCTGGATAAACTGAAAGGCGAAGGGAAAATCCGCCACTATGGTGTCAGTGTAGAAACCGTGGAAGAAGGTTTATATTGTTTGGAAAATACGGATGTTTCTGCCTTGCAAATTATTTTCAACATTTTCCGGCAGAAACCATTGGAAGAATTGATTCCACAGGCTTACCAAAAAGGAGTAGGGATACTGGCACGCGTGCCCCTTGCGAGTGGTTTGTTAACCGGGAAGTTTAGCGAAAACCACAGCTTCCAGGCGGATGACCACCGCAATTTCAACCAAAACGGGGAAGCATTCAATGTGGGAGAAACGTTCGCAGGACTGGAGTTCAATAAAGGTGTCCAGTTAAGCGAACAGCTGAGATGGATCGCTAACGACAGGGACAGCATGTCGAAAGCGGCACTACGCTGGATTCTGGACCATGAAGAAATCACGTGTGCTATTCCTGGCTTCAAGACGGTCAAGCAGGTTGAAGATAACTTGAAGTCATTAGAAGTGCCAAGCTTCAGTGCCGAAGAAATGGACAAATTGCAAAAGTTTTACCAGCATGATGTCCATGATCATATTCGCGGCGCTTATTAA
- a CDS encoding HAD family hydrolase: MAFQAKAVILDMDGTMLDQANQVSDTLANIIKTIRQNGRLVFIATGRTLKEVKDPLPADLEVDGIVCANGMVVYINGKQIVKHSLDDILVKELVAKAQEEKMYYEVHPIEGSGSALIKDKTYFTAEIEDPKPASVKEDEWLSRKAAIKEDIEWTDNLPVDNAAKIYFFSRDKERMTFWKQTLDQLKQKHDFSAFASSDHNVEVMEKNVSKATGVQYLLEHYGLTNEEIMMIGDSENDLPLMEIAGYAVAMKNAADIVKQQVDEVTTHSHKEDGLYRFLSEKFVE; the protein is encoded by the coding sequence ATGGCATTTCAGGCAAAAGCGGTAATTCTCGACATGGATGGAACCATGCTTGATCAAGCAAACCAAGTGAGCGACACATTGGCAAACATCATCAAGACAATCCGTCAAAATGGCAGGCTGGTATTCATTGCCACAGGCAGGACTTTAAAGGAAGTGAAAGATCCCCTTCCTGCTGACTTAGAGGTGGATGGAATAGTCTGTGCCAATGGCATGGTGGTGTACATAAACGGGAAGCAAATTGTAAAACATTCCTTGGACGATATTTTGGTCAAGGAGTTAGTGGCTAAGGCACAAGAGGAAAAAATGTATTATGAAGTGCATCCGATAGAGGGTAGCGGGTCAGCTTTGATCAAGGATAAAACCTATTTTACTGCAGAGATTGAGGATCCGAAACCGGCCTCAGTCAAAGAGGATGAATGGCTGTCCCGGAAAGCTGCCATCAAGGAAGATATTGAATGGACGGATAATCTGCCGGTGGACAATGCCGCCAAGATCTATTTCTTCAGCAGAGACAAGGAGCGGATGACTTTCTGGAAACAGACCTTGGACCAGCTAAAGCAAAAGCATGACTTTAGTGCGTTCGCTTCTTCTGACCATAACGTAGAAGTGATGGAAAAAAATGTTTCCAAAGCAACTGGTGTTCAATATTTGTTGGAGCATTATGGTTTGACCAATGAAGAGATCATGATGATCGGCGACAGTGAGAACGACCTGCCACTGATGGAAATAGCCGGGTATGCGGTCGCGATGAAGAATGCGGCGGATATAGTAAAACAGCAAGTGGATGAAGTAACGACGCACAGCCACAAAGAAGACGGGTTATACCGGTTTTTATCTGAAAAATTTGTTGAGTGA
- a CDS encoding SDR family NAD(P)-dependent oxidoreductase, whose protein sequence is MPDLKDHVILITGANRGQGKAIAQHLAGLGARVGIGARNYAEAEKVAGSIGEDHAIPVQIDVTQESDWKAAVDKMVTKFKRIDVLVNNAGVLQRKPFMETTLEDYQQLIHVNQLGVFMGMQAVIPQMEKQQSGSIVNNVSISAFAPIRKSSAYAATKASVVAMSKAAAIELGPKGIRVNMVHPGGIETDMVKQGADVPAYYDSVPLGRIGKPVEVAQAVAFLASSESSYCTGTEMVVDGGMTLGTADE, encoded by the coding sequence ATGCCAGACTTGAAAGATCACGTCATTCTGATTACAGGTGCCAATCGGGGCCAGGGAAAAGCTATTGCCCAACACCTTGCCGGACTGGGTGCCAGAGTGGGAATTGGTGCCCGCAACTATGCAGAGGCCGAAAAAGTCGCGGGATCAATCGGAGAGGACCATGCAATTCCTGTTCAGATAGATGTTACACAGGAGTCGGATTGGAAAGCGGCAGTCGATAAGATGGTCACTAAATTTAAAAGGATTGATGTGTTAGTAAATAATGCAGGCGTTCTCCAACGTAAACCTTTTATGGAAACAACGTTGGAGGACTATCAACAATTGATACATGTTAATCAACTTGGTGTGTTCATGGGAATGCAGGCAGTCATCCCACAGATGGAAAAGCAGCAAAGCGGTTCAATTGTTAACAATGTATCGATATCTGCTTTTGCGCCGATTCGTAAATCTTCTGCATATGCCGCTACAAAAGCATCGGTGGTGGCAATGTCCAAGGCTGCAGCTATCGAATTAGGGCCAAAGGGTATACGGGTGAATATGGTTCATCCTGGTGGAATTGAAACAGATATGGTCAAGCAAGGCGCGGATGTTCCTGCTTATTACGACTCGGTTCCTCTTGGACGAATTGGTAAACCAGTTGAGGTCGCCCAAGCGGTCGCGTTTCTTGCTTCTAGTGAAAGCTCTTACTGCACGGGTACAGAAATGGTGGTCGATGGGGGGATGACGCTAGGAACTGCGGATGAGTGA
- a CDS encoding glycine betaine ABC transporter substrate-binding protein, which yields MFHFKWKKIGAIAGLSLALIAAGCGQQEDNSGDGDDQSDSSANISEEVEHTITGIEPGAGIAQATDNAVEEYENLAGWEHEKSSTAAMLTALGDAIDKEEPIVVTGWSPHYMFAKWDLKYLEDPNGVYGDVEKIITIARQGLKEDMPEAYTILDNFHWEPEDMESVMLDAQEMEFEEAAQKWVDDNQDVVDEWTEGVEPVDGKSIELVLTPWDTERSSANVAKIVLEQQGYDVTLTPVDPSVVFEAIAAGDADASLAPWMPATHGAFYEKHEGEFEDLGENLSGAKIGLVVPSYMDIDSIEDLEPAE from the coding sequence ATGTTTCATTTTAAGTGGAAAAAAATAGGGGCTATCGCTGGTCTATCTTTGGCTCTTATCGCAGCTGGATGCGGACAACAGGAAGATAATAGCGGCGACGGAGACGATCAATCTGATAGTTCTGCAAATATCAGTGAAGAGGTAGAGCATACCATCACTGGGATTGAGCCAGGTGCCGGCATTGCACAAGCAACGGATAACGCTGTAGAGGAGTATGAAAACCTCGCTGGATGGGAACACGAAAAATCCTCCACAGCTGCCATGTTGACAGCTTTAGGAGATGCAATAGACAAGGAGGAACCAATCGTCGTTACTGGATGGTCTCCTCACTATATGTTTGCCAAATGGGACCTGAAGTACTTAGAGGATCCAAACGGAGTTTATGGTGACGTAGAAAAGATCATCACTATAGCAAGACAAGGTTTAAAAGAAGATATGCCTGAGGCTTATACGATTTTGGACAACTTCCACTGGGAGCCGGAGGACATGGAATCAGTTATGCTTGATGCCCAGGAAATGGAATTTGAAGAAGCTGCCCAAAAGTGGGTAGATGACAACCAAGACGTGGTGGATGAATGGACGGAAGGAGTCGAGCCCGTCGATGGAAAGTCGATAGAATTGGTTCTTACCCCTTGGGATACCGAGCGTTCTTCAGCCAATGTGGCGAAAATTGTATTAGAACAACAAGGATACGATGTGACCCTTACACCGGTCGATCCATCTGTTGTATTTGAGGCAATTGCAGCAGGAGACGCAGATGCTTCCCTTGCCCCATGGATGCCGGCAACGCATGGTGCTTTCTACGAAAAGCATGAAGGGGAATTTGAAGATTTAGGAGAAAACCTATCAGGGGCCAAGATCGGCCTCGTTGTTCCATCATATATGGACATCGATTCGATTGAAGACCTTGAACCTGCAGAGTAA
- a CDS encoding membrane lipoprotein lipid attachment site-containing protein codes for MKKYLFTFSILLVLFGCSNNPPEESANHSENQSPNNQSELEEDIQTMMEDHDYLAENIIDYEIKDDFVYVFSYIRQTGLSVAVLKTNAGSLEWIMEEKSIETVSLGDPDVNSPVLTVVQSDNPNVKNVKVEGNNAKLIKQTVELADDYNKEVAFWIHFSEMNEDFKDLKNLPSEDVEYID; via the coding sequence GTGAAAAAATACTTATTTACTTTTAGTATCTTACTTGTTTTGTTTGGTTGTTCTAATAATCCCCCCGAAGAAAGTGCCAATCATTCTGAAAACCAAAGTCCTAATAATCAATCTGAGTTGGAAGAGGACATACAAACCATGATGGAGGATCACGATTATTTGGCGGAAAATATTATAGACTATGAGATAAAAGATGATTTTGTTTATGTGTTTTCGTACATAAGACAGACCGGTCTTAGTGTTGCCGTTTTAAAAACGAATGCTGGATCTTTGGAGTGGATAATGGAAGAGAAGTCTATTGAGACCGTTTCGTTGGGAGACCCGGATGTAAACTCTCCAGTCTTGACGGTAGTACAAAGTGATAATCCTAATGTCAAGAATGTAAAAGTGGAAGGGAACAATGCCAAGTTGATTAAACAAACAGTTGAATTAGCTGATGATTACAATAAAGAAGTGGCATTCTGGATTCACTTTTCAGAAATGAATGAAGACTTCAAGGATCTGAAAAACCTTCCTTCAGAAGATGTGGAGTATATCGACTAA
- a CDS encoding ring-cleaving dioxygenase, whose product MELKGLHHVSAITANAKNNYEFYTKVLGMRLVKKSVNQDDTSMYHLFYADEAGNPGTDLTFFEIPRAGHTYPGNNSISLTSLRVKDDEALAYWEDRFNEYEVVHEGIIEQFGRNVLYFRDPEDQRLALVSDETNQGVAGGTPWEQSPVPQEQGIIGLGPSKLTVPQAERTVQVLTNILGFRKVGSYDSPGGGDIQVFATGEGGTGAEIHVEEREGLPKERPGRGSVHHVAFRVEDEQELAQWAEKIKQARFPNSGLVDRYYFKSLYFREPNGVLFELATDGPGFATDEDIEHLGETVALPPFLENKRAEIEAKLEPLDTTRNR is encoded by the coding sequence ATGGAACTAAAAGGACTCCATCATGTTTCAGCGATAACGGCAAATGCGAAAAACAATTATGAGTTTTATACAAAGGTTTTGGGAATGAGGCTGGTCAAAAAGTCAGTCAACCAGGATGACACCAGTATGTACCACCTGTTCTATGCAGATGAAGCGGGCAATCCGGGTACGGACCTTACCTTTTTTGAAATTCCGCGGGCAGGGCATACGTATCCTGGGAATAACAGTATTTCGCTTACTTCTTTGCGGGTGAAAGATGACGAGGCTTTAGCTTATTGGGAAGACCGCTTCAACGAATACGAGGTTGTACATGAGGGGATTATCGAGCAATTCGGAAGAAATGTATTGTATTTCCGCGACCCGGAAGATCAGCGGCTTGCACTTGTGTCGGATGAGACCAATCAAGGTGTAGCCGGGGGAACTCCCTGGGAGCAAAGTCCGGTACCGCAGGAGCAGGGCATTATTGGCCTTGGACCTTCCAAGCTGACAGTTCCGCAGGCGGAACGTACCGTTCAAGTGCTGACAAACATCCTTGGATTCCGTAAGGTGGGCAGTTATGACTCGCCAGGGGGCGGTGATATTCAAGTGTTTGCTACCGGAGAAGGCGGCACAGGGGCGGAGATACACGTCGAGGAACGGGAAGGGCTGCCTAAAGAACGCCCAGGACGAGGCAGTGTACATCATGTCGCTTTTCGCGTCGAGGATGAGCAAGAACTTGCCCAATGGGCAGAAAAAATCAAACAAGCAAGATTCCCTAACTCCGGACTGGTTGATCGTTACTACTTCAAGTCGCTCTATTTCCGGGAGCCGAATGGGGTTTTATTCGAATTGGCTACTGACGGTCCTGGTTTCGCAACGGATGAGGATATCGAACATCTTGGTGAAACGGTCGCATTGCCGCCGTTTTTGGAAAACAAGCGGGCAGAAATCGAAGCAAAACTGGAACCATTGGATACGACTCGGAATCGGTAA
- a CDS encoding SDR family oxidoreductase, whose translation MENKSLQGKTAIVTGAGSGIGRASALRLAQAGAKVGLVDIKEENAAEVKQAIGDAGGEAIIIEADVSEPIQVEQSVKKVLDTWGQLDFVFANAGVNGHLAPIEDLPVEEWDQTLTNNLKSTFLTVKYAIPAMKNKGGSIVITSSINGNRTFSGIGMSAYSSSKAGQMAFGKMAALELAEYRIRVNVICPGAIETNIGENTHKDQGNLKKVKIPIEYPEGNQPLEHGGGKPEQVADLIRFLASDESSHISGTELYIDGTESLLR comes from the coding sequence ATGGAAAACAAAAGCTTGCAAGGCAAAACAGCCATTGTGACAGGTGCAGGTTCGGGAATCGGCCGTGCTTCTGCATTGCGGCTGGCACAAGCAGGTGCCAAGGTGGGACTGGTCGATATCAAGGAAGAAAACGCTGCTGAAGTTAAGCAGGCGATCGGTGATGCCGGTGGAGAAGCCATCATCATCGAAGCGGATGTATCTGAACCAATCCAGGTAGAACAAAGTGTCAAAAAGGTGCTCGACACGTGGGGACAGTTGGATTTTGTTTTTGCCAATGCCGGCGTCAATGGACATTTGGCTCCGATTGAGGATTTGCCTGTTGAAGAGTGGGACCAAACGTTGACCAATAATCTAAAAAGCACCTTCTTAACCGTCAAGTATGCAATCCCGGCAATGAAAAATAAGGGCGGAAGTATCGTCATCACGAGTTCCATCAATGGAAACCGTACATTTTCCGGTATCGGTATGTCTGCTTACAGTTCATCCAAAGCAGGTCAAATGGCATTCGGAAAAATGGCAGCATTGGAATTGGCGGAATATCGCATACGGGTCAATGTCATTTGCCCGGGAGCAATCGAGACTAATATCGGTGAAAATACCCATAAGGACCAGGGAAATTTGAAAAAGGTCAAAATCCCGATAGAATACCCGGAAGGCAACCAGCCGTTGGAGCATGGTGGAGGGAAACCCGAACAGGTAGCTGACTTAATCCGATTTCTTGCCTCTGATGAGTCCTCCCATATTTCCGGAACGGAGCTGTATATCGACGGGACGGAATCCTTGCTTCGTTAG